From Streptomyces sp. NBC_00775, one genomic window encodes:
- a CDS encoding GntR family transcriptional regulator: MNEPVIRVDTASQVPPYAQIRAQLGALIVTGRLAEGDRLPTVRQLATDLGLAPGTVARAYRELETAELIRTRRGAGSRVAAPPAGPTRPYASQLAILARDFTSSARALGADTEAIMAAVRDALGPDRP; the protein is encoded by the coding sequence ATGAATGAGCCCGTCATCCGCGTCGATACTGCCAGCCAGGTACCGCCGTACGCGCAGATCCGTGCGCAACTCGGCGCGCTGATCGTCACCGGCCGGCTGGCCGAGGGTGACCGGCTGCCGACCGTGCGCCAGCTGGCCACGGACCTCGGCCTCGCACCAGGCACCGTGGCCCGCGCCTACCGCGAGCTGGAGACCGCCGAGCTGATCCGCACCCGCCGCGGGGCGGGCTCCCGGGTCGCGGCACCCCCAGCTGGCCCGACCCGCCCATACGCCTCCCAACTCGCCATCCTTGCACGCGATTTCACCTCTTCCGCCCGCGCGCTGGGTGCCGATACCGAGGCCATCATGGCCGCCGTCCGCGACGCCCTGGGCCCGGACCGCCCTTAG
- a CDS encoding formylglycine-generating enzyme family protein: MVAVPPGQVTLSDRRTQRSWAVEVAPYELAASPVTQALYAQVTGRRPSATHGDRLPVESVSWWDAVRFCNALSERDGFVPAYRLHGEGGDDDEGTERGESVEWDRAADGYRLPTEAEWEHACRAGTAGPHYGPLDEIAWYHGNSDERIHDVGGKRPNPWGLHDMLGNVWDWCWDVYDPEVYGSYRVLRGGGWFDEHWSCRASARRRSHPTFRVDDVGFRVARSLTVVGDVRP; the protein is encoded by the coding sequence ATGGTCGCCGTCCCGCCGGGGCAGGTAACGCTGTCGGACCGTCGTACGCAACGAAGTTGGGCGGTCGAGGTCGCGCCCTACGAGCTGGCGGCGTCCCCAGTCACTCAGGCGCTGTATGCGCAGGTCACGGGCCGGCGGCCGAGCGCCACCCACGGGGACCGGCTGCCCGTGGAGAGCGTGTCGTGGTGGGACGCGGTCCGGTTCTGCAACGCCCTCTCCGAGCGGGACGGTTTCGTGCCCGCGTACCGCCTCCATGGCGAGGGCGGTGACGATGACGAAGGCACCGAGCGGGGTGAGTCGGTCGAGTGGGACAGGGCCGCCGACGGATACCGGCTGCCGACCGAGGCCGAGTGGGAGCACGCCTGCCGCGCCGGCACCGCCGGACCGCACTACGGGCCCCTCGACGAGATCGCCTGGTACCACGGCAACTCCGACGAGCGGATCCACGACGTGGGCGGCAAGCGGCCCAACCCGTGGGGCCTCCACGACATGCTCGGCAACGTCTGGGACTGGTGCTGGGACGTCTACGACCCCGAGGTCTACGGCAGCTACCGGGTACTGCGCGGCGGCGGCTGGTTCGACGAACACTGGAGCTGCCGGGCGTCCGCGCGCCGCCGCAGCCATCCGACGTTCCGGGTGGACGACGTGGGGTTCCGGGTCGCTCGGTCGCTCACGGTCGTGGGTGACGTACGGCCGTAG